ACCATCTTCCACCAAAACCCCTTCCATTTCCACAATGCAACAACGCATTTCTCATCTTAATCCAAATGCTCAACCATTTTTTCcacaaaaccctaaaactcaATCAAGAATGATTTATGTACCAAAACGAACTCGGATTCAGCAGAAAACTACCAAAAGTACTCATCATCGTGTTGGAACTGTTATTCCATTTCCAAAAACTATTGAAGAAGCTGAAGCATTACACATTACCACTGTAATGATTCGAAACATCCCTAATCAGTTTAGGTAATTaactattcatctttttaaacACTGATTTTATCCCTAATCAATTCAATAGTGTAATTTCGATCTTAATTGTgctttgaaaaaaatttcaGGTTCGATAATTTGTTGATGATTCTTGATGTTCATTGCTTTGAAATCAACAAGATTCTTGATGATCCTGCGGATTGGTCCAAGTTTGATTTCGTTTATTTGCCGATGGATTACATGTAAATGAATATTCTAGAAccttttcagttttttttttttttgcattttttttttttttttgtattttctcttttaaataaattgtattaatttttttttttttttacaggaagcATGCTGTTAAAGGAAAAATGTCTAATTTAGGGTATGCATTTGTGAACTTTACAACACCTTCTGCTGCTTTCAAGTTCTATAAACAGTTTCAAGGATTTGCATGGAATGTCACACAGAATCCAAAGATATGTGAAATAAATGCTGCTAAATATCAAGTtagtttgttatttaattttggtCTCATttcatgaatttatttatttattactttattaattttatttttttgaagtagtTGTAATAGCAAGTTAATGATACTTCTAGATTAAACCATGATTTTAGTCTTAATGTGTTACTCTTCTGTAACAAATTATAATTCATTTTGAAATGTTcatatgattaaaaataaataaacgatcaatttagtctttaaaTTAACTAGACCATGATCAAATTGATGGATGAGAATTAGTTAgttgattttaaaatgaaaaaaagtaaatttagtAGATTaccaatcaataatattatgaagaaagataaattaaaaattgaaaaataaaattaaaatagtataaATGATATAGAAACATTGTTTGGTTATGAAGGATGATTTGGGATAAATTATTTTCCTCAAATAACTTATAAGAAGGATTCCACTATTAGCACAGCTTATAATTAGCACTGGTTATGAAACATCTTTGAATATATCAACTTATAACAAAACACTACttgcattcattttttttaatgtaacaaTACTGACATTTTTGGTTAATTATGTTCATTTTTATCTGCAGGGCAAAGAAAGTTTGATTAGGATTTTCTCCCAAAAAGTATTCCGATGCAAGAACCCAGATTTTTTACCGATTCTATTCTCGGCAGGGCGTGATGGTTTCAATCGCAGAATGAGTGGAATCTCTATTGGAATACATGTAAGGGGATTGCCATTCACAAGAAGAAACATATGAACTCACATTTCTTTCTAAAACCAATGAAACACCAAAGTGTTCTCTCTAGATTGTTAATGTCTTTAGCTAATTAGGATGAACTAGAATGAAACACTTTCTCCCTCGGTATTCTCTAGCTTGTGGTGTTTAATTGTGACTTGGGTTTCATGTCGTAATTAGGGTTAATTTCCGAGGGActgttattttaactttgtataGTTTGTACTTTGAACCTATATGTGGATCGGGTCTTGCCTGAAGCTACCGGTGTTTTCATTCTCTCCCTAGAATTGTTGAGGTTGCATGATACAATCTGGGGTGAATTGGAAACATGGGTTTAAGAATTGCTCTATTCACAAGTACTGTAAATTGTACTGTTTCTGTGAAATCTACGAGTTGTGTTTGTTAATAGTACTGTTAAGATTTGCGTGTTTTCGTGTTAATATTCAGTTTTGCTTTGACTTGTGAATAAGGTGATGATAcagaatattttcttttgtagtAACTATTGGTAGTTTGTAGCACAGCACAACTTCACACTTTCTTTTGTCCTAAATCAAAATGTGATTCTTCTGATTATATTAAATCAATAGAATCGTTTTGGTATATGCTTATTTCCATGGAAAAGGGGAGTATGTTGTGTCTTCTTTTTGTCTATTTATTCATCCAGTTCATCAATCTATAATGAAACCTATTTTTCTCATAACATTCTTTCACATGAACACATTGATTTTGACCAAACCCAAACAATGCCAACATTCCTCGGTGACTAGTGTTGAAGGCCAAGAAGATAAATACGTGTAATAATTGAACCGTGTGAAATATTGGTACAATGTCTAACGAATATCGAGGTCTAACTCAttcttacaaaaccggcttgtacggtgaggagtgtctcctctttataaactttttCTCGGGACAAAATCTCACCTGAGAGTTGGCcgttaacacaccccctcacgcttcAGCCAATGCCATGTAACGAATATCGAGGCCTAAATCATCCCCACAAAACCggtttgtaaggtgaggagtgcctcctcttataaactcttctcaagattCCTATCTATCCGATATGGGACTAAATCTCACCCCGAGAGTTGGCCGCTAACACAATGTCATGTTGGATTGCATTACCGTTAGTTATGTCGAATATGTATAATGtgttttatggattttttttttctgtcgtaaagtgaaaccaaaattttaaatcgagaaatgatatttgtacaagtaacaactttctctctctctcttcctttttctctctccattgttttgaccaatgaaaagagagaaaatgaaggttGTCAAATAGGTtgtaccaaatggttgttcaaatatcattgctcttttaaATCTGATTTAgttgaaacaaaaatttcaaaactacCCTACTTTTGATCAGCTGACCTCCATGTCACAACTTTAACTTGCGACAGACCCCTATGTCACAACTCACAAGTGGGACTTGCAACAAACCTCATATTCTCAAAATCTACaatatttttgtctttattataTATCACAAGTGGGacttgtgacatttttttttttacgtttttaattttattatttttatagaattagttttttaacgtttttaattttattaatttgcaTCTCGTTTAAAAACTCCAAAATTTCATGGTGAAGGTTCTTATAATGTTCTAACCAtgcctataaaataaaataagagagcGGAATTTGACCCACGAATATACGTTTACTCGGAACAAAATTCCAATTTCGCacatttttcttgaaaaataaaaataaaatgaaatgtctTTAAAATCCTACAAAACTTTGCAGATCATTTTTATGTATTTCTATAGATGTCACTGCAAATAATTAGCacaaaattcgatttataggttgaagtttttgttgttttgttttttgagtttttgacgctttaaaaattcataattaattcatctttagttgaaaaattctaatttttttaaatcatattttaacgTCCTAAAcatgtttgaaaaaaataatgaacaaattcAACCTCTAAGTAGCTCTTTTGCACTTCAACTATATTAGAGGGTAAAAAATATCTGAAATTACATAGTTAAAAtatgtgttatttattttgtaggatTATTTTTCAGATTTCGCATATATTGTAGAGTCAATTTCAATAACTAACTCTAGTTAAAATAGGTGATTTTTGTCTCGTAAgtatagttcagttggtagCTATCAGAGATAATTTGTGCAGGGGTCGGGGTCCGAACCCCAGATTTCCCATTTCTCTACACATAATGTATGTGaatctagccactagactacttgacaaaaaaaaaattgatttttatttttatttttataataactaATACATGGGCGTCTAATTTTTGCATAACATTTTtggcatatttgatttttttttgttgaaagaagcATATTTGAATATCTATATCTAATGTAATCTTAGTAATGATTGTAatctaaaatatgaaataacacACATTTAATGCCTGCATCTTTTTTCTTCTGCCACTCTTGCCCTGACTGTATGTTCACTCTGCAGCTTCCTTCTAGCTCTTGCTTTTTGCAGCCATCCAGTCTCGTttcttgaaagttgaaactatCCATTTTGGTTTTACAGGTAGCTCTTGCCTATTGGGGAGAGACAAAGGCTCTGTTTGGTTAACCCCAAAAAgtagcttttagcttttagcttatagcttataagctcgtttgacaaaaaaagctctgtttggtaacactttttcaccatgagcttatagcttatttcacgagcttataagctatttttcagaagctattccaagtagcgtttgagcttatagcttatagcttataacttctcactttttcttccaattttacccttattatttcatttaaattgtatttttatccattataatttttataataagctacgtaataaagactactatccctttatttcaatttttgtaaatatatcagctgaccttttttttttttttgaaaaaatatataccttcattttttttacgaaacaaaatactattgttctattagtgttactttttttattttttttgaggtaagtgttattttctttattctctgttattagtattactctattagtgctacctttttttttgtttttgaggtaaatgttattttttttataaagtggaaacacttaaatgataataaatattgtaacgccctagttatttatttaattattttattatgtggagtatgtatatatattattatatatgatgtttggtggtttatgtggagtatatgcatatatttgtatatatgtgattgttggatgttttatgtggtgtattaatttagtatatggtttatttaataataattaaaataagtatgaaatggtaattattttggagtttgggaaataataggagttattagaagttatggggagttaagtataattaaagggagttacatTTTAGTGGGAGGTTAATACAAAGAAGTTAGAGTAGTTTTACGtagaagcagtttttgggagaaaacaagagaaagccaagagcaagagagaaccaagggctgagcattgctgtgcatttcttcttcaatttctaaggtaagggtggggtttacttcaatagtatagaatttaaagtctgatttcgagtttaacaggttttggtaaaaattggggattttgggttttatgttgaAGTTGTAGTTTTTGGagttgtaagcatgaatttgatgttagaaataggttctaagtgcatacagaaagttaatttgcatctgtaaactgatttggggagtgattggaaggaaaatgggatttttgagtaaaaccagttttctgcccgtacagaagttcatcgctcgcctcgcgagtagctgtgctcgccatggcgagtgagcaacttcatcgctcgcctcgcgagcaatccaactcgccatggcgagtagcccagattaacacttgatttttgaaaagttgttataagatgttttggggatggtttaaggtacctagatgattttaatgatgattggtgaaagttttaggttaaaaagatgaatagggaacttagaattggagttggagtgagaaaatgtcactttttcccgagtgcacctgattttcactcgcctcgagttcgccttgaactcgccatggcgagctagtgtttttgtgaactcgccatggcgagcagatgtgctcgcgaggcgagctagtgCAGTTTTGAGTGCAGTTTTGCTTGCTTGATTAATGAGGTTCgagtgttgttgtttaagcataattataattaattgtgcatcattctgaatggttgaatctctgttggatgttgattgatgatgaggaatgcattgtatgttttaattattaatcatactTGTCgattaagtggagtcacatggagttgcattgcatggtcagttgtatgtagatatacacaagaaggtccattgcatatgcataaaacagcggtgagggcttcggtcctggagtactagttgctcaacagcggtgagggcttcggtcctgatgaatgctttaaccattcaaaagcggtgaggacctcggtcctgattggtaccacatgcataattgcatctcattaagaagtctaagatggtgtcttagcagtggtcatgtcatttgcatgagtcttgatgtaatgatgatgttgatgtttgatATACATTCTTATATATGTGTATTCATTGTGGtcttggtgtattgttgatgttgatgatattatatacattgtatactacttgttaagtggatgattatgatgatgttgttgtgattGTGAATAATTATAAGATTTGCAAGTGTACATGTTGAAgatatagggtgttagattcattaatgattttaatatctatatttattgttgtgaatctcaccccttctgcttgaaaatgttgcccttcctatgggtaacttgcaggtgatcctgagtagtcggtggtggttcaagagtcgtgtctagggctctgatacgtgggttgggagtcattttattatttcattgttgttttcccttccatgtatcaaattttggaacttgttgatgtgcCCTTTCATTGGCtaacttttgttgtttaggcttaatgccaagatgttgttggagattaaaatattgttgttgctATTGAAAATGCAAAACGTTCCGCTGCattaatttgaagttttgactgttgttgaattaaatagttttattttctatttaagaatttcgATGTTgcgatgtagcatgcccgtttggtgtaatactctgatgtttatatgctattttattccttttgggtaacggggtgttacaatttggtatcagagcaggttggtccgtccggccaagtagtagagtcgtgttgagccacctaggatagagtgtcaactttattGTTGTCctgtttgttgtttgttgtgtcttggtatgaactggttggagtatacccatgttcatatcaattgcttaaacaagacggtgcatttttcttctgcggaGGAAGAGAGTGGAGCAGAGTTCTTAACTACAAAACAGTTGAAgcagtttgaacgtgatggtatcctgatgtattctctaatggcacaattgtcgttagaaaatcaagctgtgattgatggtttacctgtagtgaatgaatttccagaagtattccctgatgagattcctgatgtgccaccagagagggaggttgagttctcaattgatcttgttccaggaactaagccggtgtcgatggcaccgtaccgtatgtcagcttctgagttggctgagttgaagaaacagttggaggacctgttagataagaagtttgtaagacccagtgtttcaccttggggagcaccggtgttgttagtaaagaagaaggatggtagtatgagactttgcatagattaccgtcagttgaacaaagttacgatcaagaacaggtatccgcttcctagaattgacgacttgatggatcagttggttggtgccaagattttcagtaagattgatttgaggtctggttatcatcagataaaggtgaaagatgaggatatgcagaagacggcctttaggacacgttatggtcattacgagtacaaagtgatgcctttcggtgttactaatgcgcctggtgtttttatggagtacatgaaccgaattttccatgcttttctggataagtttgttgtggtgtttattgatgatattctaatttattccaagaatgaggaggagcatgcagagcatctgagaatagtgttgcaagtgttgaaggaaaagaggttgtatgctaagttatcaaaatgtgaattctggttacatgaagtaagttttctgggtcacattatttctggtagtggtattgcagtggatccttcaaaggttgatgcggtatcacaatgggagactccgaagtcggtaactgagattagaagttttctgggtttggctggttattaccgcaggttcatagaagggttttcgaagttggctcttccgttgacacagttgacctgtaagggtaagtcttttgtgtgggatgctcagtgtgagagtagtttcaatgagttgaagcgaagattgacaactgctcctgttttgattttgcctaaaccagaagaaccgtttgttgtgtattgtgatgcatctaagctgggcttaggtggtgttctgatgcaagatggtaaggtagtagcgtatgcttctaggcagttacgtattcatgagaagaattatcctacacatgacctggagttagctgcagtggtttttgttttgaaaatttggaggcattatttgtacggttccagatttgaggtgttcagtgaccataaaagtttgaagtatttatttgaccagaaggaattgaacatgaggcagaggaggtggttagagttactgaaggattttgattttggcttgaattaccatcctggtaaggccaatgtggtagctgatgctttgagtaggaagactttgcacatgtctgctttgatggtgaaagagtttgagttgttagaacagttcagagatatgagtcttgtctgtgaattgtcaccccagagtatacagttgggaatgttgaaaattgatagggatttcttgaacagtatccgagaagctcagaaagaagatttgaagtttgttgatttgatgacttctggtaatgacactgaggatagtgatttcaaagttgatgatcaaggtgttttgaggttcagaggtagagtttgcattcctgacaatgaagagttgaagaagttgattcttgaggagagtcacaagagtaggttgagtattcacccgggagctacaaaaatgtaccatgatttgaagaaactgttttggtggtccggtttgaaaagagatgttgctcagtttgtttatgcctgtttgatttgtcagaagtccaaggttgagcatcagaagcctgcagggttgttgacaccgttagatgtaccggagtggaagtgggacagtatctccatggattttgtaacgagtttaccgaacacttcGAAAGGACATGATGCCATTTGGGtagttgtcgaccggttgacgaagtcggcacatttcattcctattaatatcagttatccggtagcacagttagcagagatttacattcacagtgtggtgaagcttcatggtgttccgtctagcattgtgtcggatagggatccgaggttcacttctaggttctggaagagtttacaggacgccttggggTCGAAACtgaagttgagttcggcttatcatcctcaaacagatggtcagtcggaaaggacaattcaatcattggaagatttgttgagagtgtgtgtgcttgagcaaggaggagcttgggacagtcacttgcctttgattgagtttacttataacaacagctatcactcgagtattggtatggcaccgttcgaagccttgtatggtcggaggtgtaggactcctttatgctggtttgagtcgggtgaaagtgttgtgttgggactgGATTTGGTTCacgagactactgagaaagtcagaatgataagggaaaagatgagagcttcgcagagtcgacagaagagttaccatgacaagcgaaggaaggatcttgagtttctggagggtgatcatgtttttctgagagtcactcctttgacgggtgttggacgggctttgaagtcgaggaagttgactcctaagtttattggaccgtatcagatttcagagagagttggtactgtggcatatagagttggtttgccaccacatctttcgaacttgcacgatgtgtttcatgtttctcagcttcggaagtatgttgcggatccttctcatgtgattacgagggatgatgatgtgcaggttagggacaacctgaccgttgagactatgccattgaggatagatgacagaaaggtgaagtctttgagggGTAAAGAGATTCCTCTtgttagagtcgtttggggtggagcgactggtgaaagtttgacttgggagctggagagtaagatgcgggagtcgtatccggagttgtttgtttgaggtaagatttcgaggacgaaattctgtaatttggggagagttgtaacgccctagttatttatttaattattttattatgtggagtatgtatatatattattatatatgatgtttggtggtttatgtggagtatatgcatatatttgtatatatgtgattgttggatgttttatgtggtgtattaatttagtatatggtttatttaataataattaaaataagtatgaaatggtaattattttggagtttgggaaataataggagttattagaagttatggggagttaagtataattaaagggagttacatTTTAGTGGGAGGTTAATACAAAGAAGTTAGAGTAGTTTTACGtagaagcagtttttgggagaaaacaagagaaagccaagagcaagagagaaccaagggctgagcattgctgtgcatttcttcttcaatttctaaggtaagggtggggtttacttcaatagtatagaatttaaagtctgatttcgagtttaacaggttttggtaaaaattggggattttgggttttatgttgaAGTTGTAGTTTTTGGagttgtaagcatgaatttgatgttagaaataggttctaagtgcatacagaaagttaatttgcatctgtaaactgatttggggagtgattggaaggaaaatgggatttttgagtaaaaccagttttctgcccgtacagaagttcatcgctcgcctcgcgagtagctgtgctcgccatggcgagtgagcaacttcatcgctcgcctcgcgagcaatccaactcgccatggcgagtagcccagattaacacttgatttttgaaaagttgttataagatgttttggggatggtttaaggtacctagatgattttaatgatgattggtgaaagttttaggttaaaaagatgaatagggaacttagaattggagttggagtgagaaaatgtcactttttcccgagtgcacctgattttcactcgcctcgagttcgccttgaactcgccatggcgagctagtgtttttgtgaactcgccatggcgagcagatgtgctcgcgaggcgagctagtgCAGTTTTGAGTGCAGTTTTGCTTGCTTGATTAATGAGGTTCgagtgttgttgtttaagcataattataattaattgtgcatcattctgaatggttgaatctctgttggatgttgattgatgatgaggaatgcattgtatgttttaattattaatcatactTGTCgattaagtggagtcacatggagttgcattgcatggtcagttgtatgtagatatacacaagtaggtccattgcatatgcataaaacagcggtgagggcttcggtcctggagtactagttgctcaacagcggtgagggcttcggtcctgatgaatgctttaaccattcaaaagcggtgaggacctcggtcctgattggtaccacatgcataattgcatctcattaagaagtctaagatggtgtcttagcagtggtcatgtcatttgcatgagtcttgatgtaatgatgatgttgatgtttgatATACATTCTTATATATGTGTATTCATTGTGGtcttggtgtattgttgatgttgatgatattatatacattgtatactacttgttaagtggatgattatgatgatgttgttgtgattGTGAATAATTATAAGATTTGCAAGTGTACATGTTGAAgatatagggtgttagattcattaatgattttaatatctatatttattgttgtgaatctcaccccttctgcttgaaaatgttgcccttcctatgggtaacttgcaggtgatcctgagtagtcggtggtggttcaagagtcgtgtctagggctctgatacgtgggttgggagtcattttattatttcattgttgttttcccttccatgtatcaaattttg
Above is a genomic segment from Medicago truncatula cultivar Jemalong A17 chromosome 5, MtrunA17r5.0-ANR, whole genome shotgun sequence containing:
- the LOC11436043 gene encoding protein terminal ear1 — its product is MQQRISHLNPNAQPFFPQNPKTQSRMIYVPKRTRIQQKTTKSTHHRVGTVIPFPKTIEEAEALHITTVMIRNIPNQFRFDNLLMILDVHCFEINKILDDPADWSKFDFVYLPMDYMKHAVKGKMSNLGYAFVNFTTPSAAFKFYKQFQGFAWNVTQNPKICEINAAKYQGKESLIRIFSQKVFRCKNPDFLPILFSAGRDGFNRRMSGISIGIHVRGLPFTRRNI